From the Bdellovibrio reynosensis genome, one window contains:
- the murI gene encoding glutamate racemase has protein sequence MSKADSRPIGVFDSGIGGLTVLKELALQFPQESFLYLGDTARLPYGSKSPSTIRKYSEQNIIFLEKQNVKAIVIACNTASSQLTEHEFDGLPIYNVIEPGSQRALEVSSSKRIGLLGTRATVNSKAYTKKIMEFDPKAQVFDQACPLFVPLAEEGWDSDPVTNLIVFRYLTPLLQNHIDTLILGCTHYPILKNSISRVTGSSVELVDSGEAIARWLDRDMKENRLGASPGVEPRRIEIMTTDHSDHFTEAAMRILKPVKADGFRVVDL, from the coding sequence ATGTCGAAGGCGGATTCAAGACCTATTGGTGTTTTTGACTCTGGAATTGGCGGGCTCACAGTTCTTAAGGAACTTGCTCTACAATTTCCACAGGAAAGTTTTCTGTATCTTGGAGATACAGCAAGACTTCCTTATGGTTCAAAATCACCTTCTACAATCCGCAAATATTCTGAACAGAATATTATCTTCCTAGAAAAACAAAACGTGAAGGCCATCGTCATCGCTTGTAATACGGCTTCCAGCCAATTAACTGAGCATGAGTTTGATGGTCTTCCGATTTATAATGTCATCGAGCCCGGTTCGCAAAGAGCATTGGAAGTTTCAAGTTCCAAACGCATTGGTCTGCTTGGAACCCGCGCCACCGTGAACTCTAAAGCTTATACGAAAAAGATCATGGAATTTGATCCAAAAGCGCAGGTTTTTGATCAAGCTTGTCCATTATTTGTACCGCTAGCGGAAGAGGGCTGGGATTCAGATCCCGTCACAAACTTAATTGTTTTTAGATATCTCACTCCCCTTTTGCAAAATCACATCGACACGTTGATTTTGGGCTGCACTCACTATCCTATTTTAAAAAATTCCATTTCAAGAGTGACGGGCTCATCGGTTGAGCTTGTTGATTCGGGTGAAGCCATCGCAAGATGGTTGGACCGCGATATGAAAGAAAATAGATTGGGTGCAAGCCCTGGAGTGGAACCACGTCGTATTGAAATCATGACGACGGATCACTCTGACCATTTCACTGAAGCGGCAATGCGAATTCTGAAACCAGTTAAAGCGGATGGCTTTAGAGTGGTTGATCTTTAG
- the lysA gene encoding diaminopimelate decarboxylase gives MEYINNELCLGPLKKPLAPLCANYMRPIYVYDLDFVTQRFQAMAKALKGVRLFYAMKANPNAEVLQRLKTLGSGADVVSLGEIKRALESGFSVQDIVYSGVGKTVHEINEALRLGIYQINVESLPELERIGKLALEAGKKAQVALRLNPDVDIKTHPYIATGLKDNKFGMELSLIPDLKKCLKNYSASIELVGISLHLGSQMLEFTGYQEALQKLKPVFKDLQKEFATLKRFDFGGGLGIFYDRLDLELEESLLQEYAKITLDTLSDLDCELQSEPGRWLLGHCGVLITQVQYIKKTSAKTFVIVDAGMNHLIRPSLYEADHMILPLGKSLENMKADIVGPICESSDFFAKDRSLGSVKEGDFVAVMDSGAYGYSMASVYNLQELPLEICI, from the coding sequence ATGGAATACATCAATAATGAGCTTTGCCTAGGTCCGTTAAAAAAGCCCTTAGCACCGTTGTGTGCTAACTATATGCGACCTATTTACGTTTATGATTTGGATTTCGTGACGCAAAGATTTCAAGCTATGGCCAAAGCTTTAAAAGGTGTGCGTTTGTTTTATGCGATGAAGGCGAATCCTAACGCTGAAGTTTTACAAAGACTTAAAACTTTAGGGTCTGGAGCTGATGTTGTTTCCTTAGGAGAAATTAAACGTGCCTTGGAATCGGGATTCAGTGTTCAAGACATCGTTTATAGCGGAGTAGGTAAAACTGTTCACGAGATCAATGAAGCCCTTCGCTTGGGAATTTATCAAATCAATGTGGAAAGTCTGCCAGAGTTAGAGCGCATCGGAAAGCTTGCTCTTGAAGCGGGAAAGAAAGCCCAAGTGGCTTTGCGTTTAAATCCCGATGTGGATATCAAAACACATCCTTACATTGCCACAGGTTTAAAAGATAATAAGTTTGGCATGGAGCTTTCGTTAATTCCTGACTTAAAGAAATGTTTAAAGAATTATTCTGCTTCCATTGAACTTGTAGGAATCAGCCTACATCTGGGTTCTCAGATGCTTGAATTCACGGGATATCAAGAAGCATTACAAAAATTAAAACCTGTCTTTAAAGATCTGCAAAAAGAATTTGCGACATTAAAGCGTTTTGATTTCGGTGGCGGTCTTGGAATTTTCTACGACCGTTTGGATTTGGAACTAGAAGAGTCCCTTTTGCAAGAGTATGCAAAAATCACTTTAGACACCTTAAGTGATCTTGATTGCGAATTGCAATCTGAGCCGGGAAGGTGGTTGCTTGGTCATTGCGGAGTTCTTATCACGCAAGTGCAATACATTAAAAAAACCAGTGCTAAGACTTTTGTGATTGTCGATGCAGGTATGAATCACCTGATTCGCCCTTCGCTTTACGAAGCAGATCATATGATTTTGCCATTAGGAAAATCATTAGAAAACATGAAGGCCGACATCGTAGGTCCTATTTGTGAATCATCAGATTTTTTTGCCAAAGACAGAAGCTTAGGTTCGGTGAAAGAAGGCGATTTTGTTGCCGTGATGGATTCAGGGGCCTATGGTTACTCTATGGCCAGTGTTTATAATTTGCAGGAGCTTCCTTTAGAAATCTGTATCTAA